Proteins co-encoded in one Pseudarthrobacter chlorophenolicus A6 genomic window:
- a CDS encoding GtrA family protein, whose translation MISALADRIRGLASLFWREVAKFGAVGGVAFVIDNGLTYYLMHGPMTDSEAKARFVGATVATIFSWIANRFWTFRHRRQDNVLREFVMFVIINGIGIGISTGFTALAKYGLGVTDKNLLFLAGVVGILVATVVRFFAYRFLVFNKELDEEPAFSHDHELIEVHHHGAPAADNERQPSVDGPAKS comes from the coding sequence ATGATTTCCGCACTTGCAGACCGCATCCGGGGCCTGGCTTCGCTGTTTTGGCGCGAGGTTGCCAAATTTGGGGCGGTGGGCGGTGTGGCCTTCGTCATCGACAACGGCCTGACGTATTACCTCATGCACGGCCCCATGACGGACAGCGAAGCCAAGGCTCGGTTCGTTGGCGCCACGGTGGCCACCATCTTCTCGTGGATCGCCAACCGGTTCTGGACCTTCCGCCACCGCCGCCAGGACAATGTCCTGCGCGAGTTCGTCATGTTCGTCATTATCAACGGCATCGGCATCGGCATCTCCACCGGGTTCACAGCACTGGCCAAGTACGGGCTCGGCGTCACGGACAAGAACCTGCTGTTCCTGGCCGGTGTGGTGGGCATCCTGGTGGCCACCGTGGTGCGCTTCTTCGCCTACCGCTTCCTCGTGTTCAACAAGGAACTGGACGAAGAGCCGGCGTTCTCGCATGACCACGAGCTCATCGAAGTGCACCACCACGGTGCGCCGGCTGCAGACAACGAGCGGCAGCCCTCCGTAGACGGTCCGGCCAAGTCCTAG
- a CDS encoding TIGR03089 family protein — MTTPAIQLMNTLRSGNSTAPRLTWYGPEGERVELSGRVLDNWVAKTSNLLQDELDAEPGMKIRLALPPHWKSMVWALAAWQLGLETILDDGGADFLVTADPDLLNGKAAGQAPAGGTYDAVIAVALPALAMKWPGELVGGCLDYAAEVRLHGDVFLAHADPDPLARAISGSDGREHLQQDLLGGFAASHDDGVRLHIPAADGLEAVLSNALGAWKQDGSVVVTHPDVQLTDKLLAAERIHGN, encoded by the coding sequence ATGACTACTCCGGCAATCCAGCTGATGAACACCCTCCGCTCAGGCAACTCCACCGCCCCGCGGCTGACGTGGTACGGGCCCGAGGGCGAGCGCGTGGAACTTTCCGGCCGGGTGCTGGACAACTGGGTCGCGAAGACCAGCAACCTGCTGCAGGATGAGCTCGATGCCGAGCCCGGCATGAAGATCAGGCTGGCCCTGCCCCCGCACTGGAAGTCGATGGTGTGGGCCCTCGCCGCGTGGCAGCTGGGCCTCGAAACCATCCTGGATGATGGAGGCGCAGACTTCCTCGTCACTGCCGACCCCGACCTGCTGAACGGTAAGGCGGCCGGGCAGGCACCGGCAGGAGGAACCTACGACGCCGTCATCGCCGTCGCGCTTCCTGCCCTGGCCATGAAGTGGCCGGGTGAGCTCGTCGGCGGCTGCCTCGACTACGCAGCAGAGGTGCGCCTGCACGGAGATGTTTTCCTGGCGCATGCCGATCCCGATCCCCTGGCGCGCGCCATTTCAGGATCGGATGGCCGTGAGCACCTCCAGCAGGACCTGCTGGGGGGATTCGCCGCCAGCCATGACGACGGCGTTCGGCTGCATATTCCGGCCGCGGACGGCCTGGAGGCGGTGCTTTCGAATGCCCTCGGGGCATGGAAGCAGGACGGATCCGTAGTGGTCACCCACCCGGACGTCCAGCTGACTGACAAGCTGCTGGCCGCCGAACGCATCCACGGGAACTGA
- a CDS encoding WhiB family transcriptional regulator has translation MGQAERIQEDAVVAGQATARYRARGVPSDWYVDPADPAAADRYNSNTGTALEDQATAFLAAHEALLDGGAEPEDELDPPMELAAPGTVQPVWIGLPLQQDFDDEGELGWQTDALCAQTDPEAFFPEKGGSTRDAKKVCGACNVRSQCLEYALANDERFGIWGGLSERERRRLRKRAV, from the coding sequence GTGGGGCAAGCAGAGCGTATCCAGGAAGATGCCGTCGTGGCCGGACAGGCTACGGCAAGGTACCGTGCGCGGGGGGTGCCCAGCGACTGGTACGTGGATCCCGCCGATCCCGCCGCAGCGGACCGGTACAACAGCAACACCGGCACTGCCCTTGAAGACCAGGCCACCGCATTCCTGGCCGCCCACGAAGCCCTCCTCGATGGCGGCGCGGAGCCGGAAGACGAACTCGACCCGCCCATGGAACTGGCCGCACCGGGAACAGTGCAGCCGGTGTGGATCGGCTTGCCGCTCCAGCAGGACTTCGATGACGAAGGCGAGCTGGGATGGCAGACAGATGCCCTGTGTGCGCAAACCGATCCTGAAGCGTTCTTTCCGGAAAAGGGCGGCTCCACCCGTGACGCCAAGAAGGTCTGCGGTGCGTGCAACGTCCGCTCGCAGTGCCTGGAGTACGCGTTGGCCAATGACGAACGGTTCGGCATCTGGGGAGGCCTTTCCGAGCGTGAGCGCCGACGACTGAGGAAGCGAGCGGTCTAA